Genomic DNA from Alicyclobacillus fastidiosus:
TGGGGCATCAGGCCAAGGACGTTGCCCTTTTCGTTCAAAATCCCTGCGATGTCGTGCAGGGAGCCGTTTGGGTTATGCGGGTAAGCAAACGCTACGCGATTGGCCGTTTCGAGGGTCTTCACAACATCGCCATCGGCCACATACCGACCTTCGCCGTGTGCTATCGGCACGCGGATCCGCTCCCCGAGCTGATAGTCAGACGTGAATGGGCTCTGGTTATTTTTCACAACCAGTTCTGTCATCTCGCATCGAAATTGCAAATTGTCGTTGCGCAACAGTGCACCAGGCAATAGGTGAGACTCTGTGAGCACCTGGAACCCGTTGCAGATGCCAAGCACCAATTTCCCGCGTTGCGCCTCCCGTTTCACGGCGTCGACGACGGGTGAAAACCGCGCGATGGCGCCACTGCGCAAGTAATCTCCATAGGAAAAGCCACCTGGTAAGACGATGGCGTCGTAACCCGACAGATCGTTTTGGTCGTGCCAAATGAGATCTGCTTCATCGCCCGTGACGTCGCGGA
This window encodes:
- the purQ gene encoding phosphoribosylformylglycinamidine synthase subunit PurQ, which encodes MKWAVIVFPGSNCDRDAAAAIRDVTGDEADLIWHDQNDLSGYDAIVLPGGFSYGDYLRSGAIARFSPVVDAVKREAQRGKLVLGICNGFQVLTESHLLPGALLRNDNLQFRCEMTELVVKNNQSPFTSDYQLGERIRVPIAHGEGRYVADGDVVKTLETANRVAFAYPHNPNGSLHDIAGILNEKGNVLGLMPHPERAVTEWMDSLDGRRMFLSMHRYMKEAGGLVGANGNANS